Proteins from a genomic interval of Capsicum annuum cultivar UCD-10X-F1 chromosome 4, UCD10Xv1.1, whole genome shotgun sequence:
- the LOC107867384 gene encoding F-box/kelch-repeat protein At3g23880 isoform X1: MFILLFKFKKCIVDVQGSLDCSKGWSFKIQILQSLDCSVDMGAMEIYFPEEIIMDILIRLPVQSLLRFKCASKFWKTLISDPSSKAKHNNHAKKNKRILIAQQVPGAGKSFYFYSLSSLSAQPLQKLCFPSTHKPQRYVILCCCDGLCLLWSCSGAGHLLWNPSTNESVEFPDHEYPDATCSTYGLAFDSINDDYKILKIDNKGSLTSPNKIFALKSGCWRNIDNHPRGLVNGMRGDNSLAFVRGAFHWISKDNLSRHFMISLNISNEVYGEISLPEGICSRWICLKRGISVLQGMLCAYCTHESPRGGCTFKLWVMKDYGVKESWTELFGIGDPNLYFVVPKYWFADGEVLLYFSIYQNQELHQGFRTSDRPYEWSVVYPGYVVYPGYLQGFVYTESLISPNYLFRISLCLIKLPSCGFKMCC, from the exons atgttcattctacttttcaaattcaagaagtgTATTGTCGATGTGCAAGGAAGCCTAGACTGCTCAAAAGGCTGGAGCTTCAAAATTCAAATCCTACAAAGCCTAGACTGCTCAGTGGATATGGGA GCCATGGAAATCTACTTCCCAGAGGAAATAATTATGGACATCCTTATTAGGTTGCCTGTCCAGTCTCTTCTTCGATTTAAATGTGCTTCAAAATTCTGGAAGACATTGATCTCGGATCCATCCTCTAAGGCGAAGCATAACAATCATGccaagaagaataaaagaattctTATTGCACAACAGGTCCCTGGGGCTggtaaatcattttatttttattctttatcttcATTATCGGCTCAACCATTACAAAAGCTTTGTTTCCCTTCAACCCATAAACCACAGCGTTACGTGATATTATGCTGTTGCGATGGCTTGTGTCTTCTTTGGTCTTGTTCTGGTGCTGGCCATTTACTGTGGAACCCATCCACAAATGAATCAGTAGAATTTCCTGATCATGAATATCCAGACGCAACTTGTAGCACTTATGGATTGGCGTTTGACTCGATTAATGATGACTATAAGATTCTTAAGATTGACAACAAGGGAAGTTTGACATCACCCAATAAAATCTTTGCACTAAAGAGTGGTTGTTGGAGAAATATTGATAACCATCCTCGTGGCTTGGTGAATGGTATGCGTGGTGACAACTCTTTGGCGTTTGTTCGTGGTGCATTTCATTGGATCAGTAAGGATAATTTATCCAGGCATTTTATGATTTCACTTAATATATCAAATGAGGTGTACGGGGAGATATCGTTACCAGAGGGAATATGCAGCCGTTGGATATGCTTAAAGCGTGGCATTTCCGTATTACAAGGAATGCTTTGTGCTTATTGTACTCACGAATCGCCAAGGGGGGGCTGCACTTTTAAGTTATGGGTAATGAAAGACTATGGTGTCAAGGAATCTTGGACTGAATTATTTGGCATAGGAGATCCCAATCTATATTTTGTCGTACCAAAATATTGGTTTGCAGATGGTGAAGTGCTACTCTACTTCAGTATATACCAAAATCAGGAGCTTCATCAGGGGTTTAGGACATCCGATCGACCATATGAATGGTCGGTTGTATATCCTGGATACGTTGTATATCCTGGCTATCTACAAGGATTCGTTTATACGGAAAGTTTGATCTCCCCAAATTACTTATTTCGTATTAGCTTATGTTTGATCAAATTACCTAGTTGTGGTTTCAAAATGTGTTGCTAA
- the LOC107867384 gene encoding F-box/kelch-repeat protein At3g23880 isoform X2 — protein MGAMEIYFPEEIIMDILIRLPVQSLLRFKCASKFWKTLISDPSSKAKHNNHAKKNKRILIAQQVPGAGKSFYFYSLSSLSAQPLQKLCFPSTHKPQRYVILCCCDGLCLLWSCSGAGHLLWNPSTNESVEFPDHEYPDATCSTYGLAFDSINDDYKILKIDNKGSLTSPNKIFALKSGCWRNIDNHPRGLVNGMRGDNSLAFVRGAFHWISKDNLSRHFMISLNISNEVYGEISLPEGICSRWICLKRGISVLQGMLCAYCTHESPRGGCTFKLWVMKDYGVKESWTELFGIGDPNLYFVVPKYWFADGEVLLYFSIYQNQELHQGFRTSDRPYEWSVVYPGYVVYPGYLQGFVYTESLISPNYLFRISLCLIKLPSCGFKMCC, from the exons ATGGGA GCCATGGAAATCTACTTCCCAGAGGAAATAATTATGGACATCCTTATTAGGTTGCCTGTCCAGTCTCTTCTTCGATTTAAATGTGCTTCAAAATTCTGGAAGACATTGATCTCGGATCCATCCTCTAAGGCGAAGCATAACAATCATGccaagaagaataaaagaattctTATTGCACAACAGGTCCCTGGGGCTggtaaatcattttatttttattctttatcttcATTATCGGCTCAACCATTACAAAAGCTTTGTTTCCCTTCAACCCATAAACCACAGCGTTACGTGATATTATGCTGTTGCGATGGCTTGTGTCTTCTTTGGTCTTGTTCTGGTGCTGGCCATTTACTGTGGAACCCATCCACAAATGAATCAGTAGAATTTCCTGATCATGAATATCCAGACGCAACTTGTAGCACTTATGGATTGGCGTTTGACTCGATTAATGATGACTATAAGATTCTTAAGATTGACAACAAGGGAAGTTTGACATCACCCAATAAAATCTTTGCACTAAAGAGTGGTTGTTGGAGAAATATTGATAACCATCCTCGTGGCTTGGTGAATGGTATGCGTGGTGACAACTCTTTGGCGTTTGTTCGTGGTGCATTTCATTGGATCAGTAAGGATAATTTATCCAGGCATTTTATGATTTCACTTAATATATCAAATGAGGTGTACGGGGAGATATCGTTACCAGAGGGAATATGCAGCCGTTGGATATGCTTAAAGCGTGGCATTTCCGTATTACAAGGAATGCTTTGTGCTTATTGTACTCACGAATCGCCAAGGGGGGGCTGCACTTTTAAGTTATGGGTAATGAAAGACTATGGTGTCAAGGAATCTTGGACTGAATTATTTGGCATAGGAGATCCCAATCTATATTTTGTCGTACCAAAATATTGGTTTGCAGATGGTGAAGTGCTACTCTACTTCAGTATATACCAAAATCAGGAGCTTCATCAGGGGTTTAGGACATCCGATCGACCATATGAATGGTCGGTTGTATATCCTGGATACGTTGTATATCCTGGCTATCTACAAGGATTCGTTTATACGGAAAGTTTGATCTCCCCAAATTACTTATTTCGTATTAGCTTATGTTTGATCAAATTACCTAGTTGTGGTTTCAAAATGTGTTGCTAA
- the LOC107867384 gene encoding F-box/kelch-repeat protein At3g23880 isoform X3: MEIYFPEEIIMDILIRLPVQSLLRFKCASKFWKTLISDPSSKAKHNNHAKKNKRILIAQQVPGAGKSFYFYSLSSLSAQPLQKLCFPSTHKPQRYVILCCCDGLCLLWSCSGAGHLLWNPSTNESVEFPDHEYPDATCSTYGLAFDSINDDYKILKIDNKGSLTSPNKIFALKSGCWRNIDNHPRGLVNGMRGDNSLAFVRGAFHWISKDNLSRHFMISLNISNEVYGEISLPEGICSRWICLKRGISVLQGMLCAYCTHESPRGGCTFKLWVMKDYGVKESWTELFGIGDPNLYFVVPKYWFADGEVLLYFSIYQNQELHQGFRTSDRPYEWSVVYPGYVVYPGYLQGFVYTESLISPNYLFRISLCLIKLPSCGFKMCC; the protein is encoded by the coding sequence ATGGAAATCTACTTCCCAGAGGAAATAATTATGGACATCCTTATTAGGTTGCCTGTCCAGTCTCTTCTTCGATTTAAATGTGCTTCAAAATTCTGGAAGACATTGATCTCGGATCCATCCTCTAAGGCGAAGCATAACAATCATGccaagaagaataaaagaattctTATTGCACAACAGGTCCCTGGGGCTggtaaatcattttatttttattctttatcttcATTATCGGCTCAACCATTACAAAAGCTTTGTTTCCCTTCAACCCATAAACCACAGCGTTACGTGATATTATGCTGTTGCGATGGCTTGTGTCTTCTTTGGTCTTGTTCTGGTGCTGGCCATTTACTGTGGAACCCATCCACAAATGAATCAGTAGAATTTCCTGATCATGAATATCCAGACGCAACTTGTAGCACTTATGGATTGGCGTTTGACTCGATTAATGATGACTATAAGATTCTTAAGATTGACAACAAGGGAAGTTTGACATCACCCAATAAAATCTTTGCACTAAAGAGTGGTTGTTGGAGAAATATTGATAACCATCCTCGTGGCTTGGTGAATGGTATGCGTGGTGACAACTCTTTGGCGTTTGTTCGTGGTGCATTTCATTGGATCAGTAAGGATAATTTATCCAGGCATTTTATGATTTCACTTAATATATCAAATGAGGTGTACGGGGAGATATCGTTACCAGAGGGAATATGCAGCCGTTGGATATGCTTAAAGCGTGGCATTTCCGTATTACAAGGAATGCTTTGTGCTTATTGTACTCACGAATCGCCAAGGGGGGGCTGCACTTTTAAGTTATGGGTAATGAAAGACTATGGTGTCAAGGAATCTTGGACTGAATTATTTGGCATAGGAGATCCCAATCTATATTTTGTCGTACCAAAATATTGGTTTGCAGATGGTGAAGTGCTACTCTACTTCAGTATATACCAAAATCAGGAGCTTCATCAGGGGTTTAGGACATCCGATCGACCATATGAATGGTCGGTTGTATATCCTGGATACGTTGTATATCCTGGCTATCTACAAGGATTCGTTTATACGGAAAGTTTGATCTCCCCAAATTACTTATTTCGTATTAGCTTATGTTTGATCAAATTACCTAGTTGTGGTTTCAAAATGTGTTGCTAA
- the LOC107867384 gene encoding F-box/kelch-repeat protein At3g23880 isoform X4, which yields MPRRIKEFLLHNRSLGLRYVILCCCDGLCLLWSCSGAGHLLWNPSTNESVEFPDHEYPDATCSTYGLAFDSINDDYKILKIDNKGSLTSPNKIFALKSGCWRNIDNHPRGLVNGMRGDNSLAFVRGAFHWISKDNLSRHFMISLNISNEVYGEISLPEGICSRWICLKRGISVLQGMLCAYCTHESPRGGCTFKLWVMKDYGVKESWTELFGIGDPNLYFVVPKYWFADGEVLLYFSIYQNQELHQGFRTSDRPYEWSVVYPGYVVYPGYLQGFVYTESLISPNYLFRISLCLIKLPSCGFKMCC from the exons ATGccaagaagaataaaagaattctTATTGCACAACAGGTCCCTGGGGCTg CGTTACGTGATATTATGCTGTTGCGATGGCTTGTGTCTTCTTTGGTCTTGTTCTGGTGCTGGCCATTTACTGTGGAACCCATCCACAAATGAATCAGTAGAATTTCCTGATCATGAATATCCAGACGCAACTTGTAGCACTTATGGATTGGCGTTTGACTCGATTAATGATGACTATAAGATTCTTAAGATTGACAACAAGGGAAGTTTGACATCACCCAATAAAATCTTTGCACTAAAGAGTGGTTGTTGGAGAAATATTGATAACCATCCTCGTGGCTTGGTGAATGGTATGCGTGGTGACAACTCTTTGGCGTTTGTTCGTGGTGCATTTCATTGGATCAGTAAGGATAATTTATCCAGGCATTTTATGATTTCACTTAATATATCAAATGAGGTGTACGGGGAGATATCGTTACCAGAGGGAATATGCAGCCGTTGGATATGCTTAAAGCGTGGCATTTCCGTATTACAAGGAATGCTTTGTGCTTATTGTACTCACGAATCGCCAAGGGGGGGCTGCACTTTTAAGTTATGGGTAATGAAAGACTATGGTGTCAAGGAATCTTGGACTGAATTATTTGGCATAGGAGATCCCAATCTATATTTTGTCGTACCAAAATATTGGTTTGCAGATGGTGAAGTGCTACTCTACTTCAGTATATACCAAAATCAGGAGCTTCATCAGGGGTTTAGGACATCCGATCGACCATATGAATGGTCGGTTGTATATCCTGGATACGTTGTATATCCTGGCTATCTACAAGGATTCGTTTATACGGAAAGTTTGATCTCCCCAAATTACTTATTTCGTATTAGCTTATGTTTGATCAAATTACCTAGTTGTGGTTTCAAAATGTGTTGCTAA